One genomic window of Arachis hypogaea cultivar Tifrunner chromosome 8, arahy.Tifrunner.gnm2.J5K5, whole genome shotgun sequence includes the following:
- the LOC112707306 gene encoding uncharacterized protein → MREEKPSPNASPPLEELRSSPSPRRGKRSCFHRASHRRASWLPMREPREPLPSRRRGTCEREPSVWSPSQLKSKFYGFDKERNWWKERITGTVKFPKNKVTSKHKIIAECGSLAISTPNH, encoded by the exons ATGAGAGAGGAGAAGCCGTCACCAAACGCGTCGCCACCGCTGGAGGAGCTTCGCTCATCGCCGTCGCCGAGGAGGGGAAAGAGGAGCTGCTTCCATCGCGCCAGTCACCGTCGTGCTTCCTGGTTGCCGATGAGGGAGCCGCGAGAACCGTTGCCGTCGCGGAGGAGGGGGACGTGTGAGAGGGAGCCGTCAGTGTGGTCGCCGTCGCAGCT GAAATCGAAGTTTTATGGATTTGACAAGGAACGGAACTGGTGGAAGGAGAGAATCACGGGTACCGTCAAGTTCCCGAAGAACAAGGTTACTAGCAAG CACAAAATTATTGCTGAGTGTGGTTCTTTAGCTATAAGCACTCCAAATCATTGA